A window of the Bacteriovorax sp. PP10 genome harbors these coding sequences:
- the gyrA gene encoding DNA gyrase subunit A: protein MADDNNNTPINHGNITPVVIQDEMKSCYLDYAMSVIVGRALPDVRDGMKPVHRRVLFAMDSLNNYHNKPFLKSARVVGDIIGKYHPHGDSAVYGAIVRLAQDFSMRYPLVDGQGNFGSIDGDNAAAMRYTEIRMKKLSEQMMADLDKETVDWQPNYDDSLVEPKVLPTKVPNLLINGSSGIAVGMATNIPPHNLSEIMNGLLALIDNSQTSIDELMKIIPGPDFPTAGAIHGTEGIRSAYHTGKGVLQIRAKMDVEHNAKKDRDSIVITELPYQVNKAKLIERIAELVNEKEITGISDLRDESSREGIRVVIDLKKGEIATVIINKLYKSTPLQTSFGIIFLSIVNGQPKVLNIKEQLLYFLDHRREIVIRRTVYELKKAKERAHILEGLKVAVDNIDEIVELVKKSEGPLQAKTKLMSNYSLSEIQAQAILDMRLQRLTGLERDKIIKDYNDIMKEIARLELILGSDEEITAIIKTECQEILENFGDKRRTEIVAKADEIHMEDLVKQEDVIVTITHKGYVKRMAMDTYRTQKRGGTGVKGADGADDDFYTSIFTANTHSTLFIFTNKGQVFSIKVYNIPEGNRTTKGRNIVNLIQMPAGEAVKKIMILPDVIEGKFLMIATEKGIVKKSELSEYKNIRQSGLTAIKIVEGDNLLSVRITDGTKDVLLCSSSGKIIRFAETDARPLGRVSQGVKGIELTEDEKIIGMEIIDDSVEILSVTSQGYGKRTSVSEYRKQSRGGKGILAMRLTEKNGEIIDIKPVTDKDDLMIISDKGQVIRTKISGISLMGRTTQGVRLIKLKEGEAVVAVEKIIDPDEEVETVVAAEGSAPAVQAAPATEAVEADDVETDAPETDEE from the coding sequence ATGGCTGATGACAACAACAACACACCAATCAATCACGGGAATATTACACCAGTAGTAATCCAGGATGAGATGAAAAGCTGTTACCTAGACTATGCAATGTCGGTAATCGTTGGACGTGCTCTTCCAGATGTTCGCGACGGGATGAAACCAGTTCACAGACGCGTACTTTTTGCTATGGACTCTCTTAATAACTATCACAACAAACCTTTCCTGAAATCAGCGAGAGTTGTTGGTGATATTATCGGTAAGTATCACCCGCATGGTGACTCTGCTGTTTACGGAGCAATCGTTCGTCTAGCTCAGGATTTCTCAATGAGATATCCTCTGGTGGATGGTCAAGGGAACTTCGGATCGATCGATGGTGATAACGCCGCGGCGATGAGGTATACAGAGATCAGAATGAAGAAGCTGTCAGAACAAATGATGGCCGATTTAGATAAAGAAACTGTCGACTGGCAACCCAACTATGATGACTCTTTGGTTGAACCAAAAGTTCTTCCAACAAAAGTTCCAAACCTTTTGATCAATGGTTCATCTGGTATTGCTGTAGGTATGGCAACAAACATTCCTCCACATAACCTTTCTGAAATCATGAATGGTCTATTGGCGTTGATTGATAACTCGCAAACGTCTATTGATGAATTAATGAAAATTATTCCAGGACCAGACTTCCCTACTGCTGGAGCAATCCACGGTACAGAAGGAATTCGTTCTGCATACCACACTGGTAAAGGTGTTCTTCAAATCCGTGCAAAAATGGACGTTGAACACAATGCTAAGAAAGACCGTGATTCAATTGTTATCACTGAACTTCCTTACCAGGTTAACAAAGCAAAACTTATCGAGAGAATTGCTGAACTTGTTAACGAAAAAGAAATCACAGGGATTTCAGATCTTCGCGATGAATCTTCGAGAGAAGGGATTCGTGTTGTAATTGACCTTAAAAAAGGTGAAATCGCGACTGTAATTATCAATAAATTATACAAGTCGACTCCACTTCAAACATCGTTCGGGATTATTTTCCTATCGATCGTTAACGGTCAGCCAAAAGTTCTAAACATTAAAGAACAACTTCTATATTTCTTAGACCACAGAAGAGAAATCGTAATTAGAAGAACTGTTTACGAATTAAAGAAAGCAAAAGAGCGTGCTCACATTTTAGAAGGTTTAAAAGTTGCCGTTGATAACATCGACGAAATTGTTGAACTTGTTAAAAAGTCTGAAGGACCTCTTCAAGCTAAAACTAAGTTAATGAGTAACTACTCTCTATCTGAAATCCAGGCGCAAGCTATTTTAGATATGAGACTACAACGCTTAACTGGTCTTGAGCGCGATAAGATTATTAAAGACTACAACGACATCATGAAAGAAATTGCTCGTTTAGAGTTAATTCTTGGAAGTGATGAAGAAATTACTGCGATTATTAAAACTGAGTGCCAGGAAATTCTTGAGAACTTCGGTGATAAACGTAGAACGGAAATTGTCGCTAAAGCTGACGAAATCCACATGGAAGATTTAGTAAAACAAGAAGACGTTATCGTTACTATCACTCACAAGGGATATGTAAAACGTATGGCGATGGATACATACCGCACGCAAAAACGTGGTGGTACTGGTGTTAAAGGTGCTGACGGAGCTGATGACGATTTCTACACATCAATCTTCACGGCCAACACTCACTCGACTCTATTTATTTTCACGAATAAAGGTCAAGTGTTCTCGATTAAGGTTTACAACATCCCAGAAGGAAATCGTACGACTAAGGGACGAAATATTGTTAACTTAATTCAGATGCCAGCTGGTGAAGCTGTTAAGAAAATTATGATTCTTCCTGATGTTATCGAAGGGAAATTCCTAATGATCGCAACTGAAAAAGGGATTGTTAAAAAGTCTGAACTTTCAGAATACAAAAACATCCGTCAATCAGGATTAACTGCAATCAAGATCGTTGAAGGAGATAATCTTCTATCAGTAAGAATTACTGATGGAACAAAAGATGTTCTTCTATGTTCTTCTTCAGGAAAAATCATCCGTTTCGCTGAGACAGATGCTCGTCCACTTGGACGTGTTTCTCAAGGTGTAAAAGGGATTGAGTTAACTGAAGACGAAAAAATTATCGGTATGGAAATTATCGATGACTCAGTAGAAATCCTATCTGTTACTTCACAAGGTTACGGTAAACGTACAAGTGTTTCTGAATACAGAAAACAATCTCGTGGTGGTAAAGGGATTCTAGCGATGAGATTAACTGAGAAAAACGGTGAAATCATCGACATTAAACCAGTTACAGATAAAGACGATCTAATGATCATCTCTGATAAAGGACAAGTAATCAGAACGAAAATTTCTGGTATTTCTCTAATGGGAAGAACGACTCAAGGTGTGCGTCTGATTAAGCTGAAAGAAGGCGAAGCAGTTGTAGCAGTTGAGAAAATTATTGATCCGGATGAAGAAGTAGAAACAGTAGTAGCGGCAGAAG
- the gyrB gene encoding DNA topoisomerase (ATP-hydrolyzing) subunit B produces the protein MEENKEHSKDHKDEAHESISKVSTEYGSSQIKILEGLDAVRKRPGMYIGDTGMRGLHHCVYEIVDNSVDEALAGYCTFIDVTIHIDNSVTVVDNGRGIPTDIHPTEGVSGAELAYTKLHAGGKFNEDGGAYKVSGGLHGVGAAVVNALSKWVKLEIKKYGKLHELNFDHGKATAVIKEIGTLENPKETGTKVTFKPDNEIFEFHEFNYDTLANRFREMAFLNRGLKISLKDERNDKGELFYFEGGISEFVNYLNRAKSAIHKKVIYFIQTKDDYEAEVALQWTDSYNEVITSYANNISTPEGGTHVSGFKTALTRVLNNYAKDNNLLKNIKIALTGDDMREGLTAVVSVKLKEPQFEGQTKSKLGNSEVEGIVNSLVGESFKQYLEENPEIGKAVIKKSVDAAAAREAARRARELTRRKNVLEFSGLPGKMADCQESDPAQCELYIVEGDSAGGSAKQGRDRRVQAVLPLKGKILNVEKARYEKMLASEEIKNLIQAFGTGVGKETFNIAKLRYHKIVIMTDADVDGSHIRTLILTLLYRQFPQLIEQGYIYIAQPPLYKYKKGKMETYLKDDKRLEEYLVNNATQDSKITIDGELITGEAAKLLINKESLYRKTLSYYDTHYDTDLLKKLVEDADLRPDDLTNFSKVEAAAKKLTDYFKPLENQTLKFYSIVAEEDVDTKISSLRLVIKTASRTKKFKISANFLRSPEYADLVNSFDGIKKYAKAAFKIEREKDTREFTSLTEFSEFVIQDGKQGAYIQRYKGLGEMNPEQLWETTMNPQNRTLLQVKIEDTLEADQVFTVLMGDQVEPRRKFVEENALNARNLDV, from the coding sequence TTGGAAGAAAATAAAGAACATAGCAAAGACCACAAAGATGAGGCGCACGAGTCGATTTCGAAAGTCTCGACTGAGTATGGATCTAGTCAAATCAAAATCCTTGAAGGATTAGATGCTGTTAGAAAAAGACCCGGAATGTATATCGGTGATACTGGTATGCGCGGACTTCACCACTGTGTGTATGAGATTGTTGATAACTCAGTAGATGAGGCATTAGCAGGATATTGTACTTTTATTGACGTTACTATTCACATTGATAACTCAGTTACAGTTGTGGATAACGGACGTGGAATCCCAACAGATATTCACCCGACAGAAGGTGTTTCAGGTGCTGAACTTGCTTACACAAAACTTCACGCTGGTGGAAAGTTCAACGAAGACGGTGGAGCTTATAAAGTTTCAGGTGGTCTGCACGGTGTAGGTGCCGCAGTTGTAAACGCTCTATCAAAATGGGTAAAACTAGAAATTAAAAAATACGGAAAACTTCACGAACTAAATTTCGATCACGGTAAGGCAACTGCTGTTATTAAAGAAATTGGTACACTTGAAAATCCAAAAGAAACAGGAACGAAAGTTACTTTCAAACCTGATAACGAAATTTTTGAATTCCATGAATTTAACTACGATACTCTTGCAAACAGATTCCGCGAGATGGCGTTTTTAAATCGTGGTTTAAAGATTTCTTTGAAAGACGAAAGAAATGACAAAGGTGAATTATTCTACTTCGAAGGTGGGATTTCTGAATTTGTTAATTACTTAAATCGTGCCAAAAGTGCGATTCATAAAAAAGTAATATATTTCATCCAGACAAAAGATGATTACGAAGCTGAAGTTGCACTTCAGTGGACTGATTCGTACAACGAAGTCATCACTTCATACGCAAACAACATCTCTACTCCAGAAGGTGGAACTCACGTTTCTGGATTTAAGACGGCACTTACGCGTGTTCTAAACAACTACGCAAAAGATAATAATCTTCTTAAAAACATCAAAATCGCTCTAACGGGTGATGATATGAGAGAAGGTTTAACAGCTGTTGTTTCTGTAAAACTAAAAGAGCCACAATTCGAAGGGCAGACAAAATCTAAACTTGGTAACTCTGAAGTTGAAGGGATCGTAAACTCACTGGTTGGTGAAAGTTTCAAACAATACCTGGAAGAAAATCCGGAAATTGGTAAAGCTGTAATCAAAAAGTCAGTTGATGCTGCTGCTGCAAGAGAAGCTGCTCGTCGTGCACGTGAACTTACTCGTCGTAAAAACGTTTTAGAATTCTCTGGTTTGCCAGGGAAAATGGCAGACTGTCAGGAATCAGATCCTGCTCAGTGTGAACTATATATCGTAGAAGGGGACTCTGCGGGCGGATCTGCAAAACAAGGTCGCGATCGTAGAGTACAAGCTGTTCTTCCTCTAAAAGGTAAGATTCTTAACGTTGAAAAAGCTCGTTACGAAAAAATGTTAGCATCAGAAGAGATCAAGAATTTGATTCAAGCTTTTGGTACTGGTGTTGGTAAAGAGACATTCAATATTGCTAAACTTAGATACCACAAAATCGTTATCATGACCGATGCCGATGTCGATGGATCGCACATTAGAACGCTGATCCTTACCCTACTTTACCGTCAATTCCCGCAATTGATTGAACAAGGGTATATCTACATCGCTCAACCACCTCTTTATAAATATAAAAAAGGTAAGATGGAAACGTATCTGAAAGACGATAAACGTCTTGAAGAATACCTGGTTAACAATGCGACTCAAGATTCAAAAATTACAATTGATGGTGAGTTAATCACTGGGGAAGCTGCAAAACTTCTAATCAATAAAGAAAGTCTTTATAGAAAAACTCTTTCTTATTACGACACTCATTACGATACAGATCTTCTTAAGAAATTAGTTGAAGATGCTGATCTTCGTCCTGATGATTTAACGAATTTTTCTAAAGTTGAAGCTGCAGCTAAGAAATTAACTGACTACTTCAAGCCTCTAGAAAACCAAACGTTAAAATTTTACTCAATTGTTGCTGAAGAAGATGTTGATACAAAAATTTCATCACTTCGCCTGGTAATTAAGACGGCTTCAAGAACTAAGAAATTCAAAATTAGTGCAAACTTCCTACGCTCTCCTGAGTATGCTGATTTAGTTAACAGCTTCGACGGGATCAAGAAATACGCTAAGGCCGCTTTTAAAATTGAACGTGAAAAAGACACGAGAGAGTTCACATCTCTTACGGAATTTTCTGAGTTCGTTATTCAAGATGGTAAACAAGGCGCATACATTCAACGTTATAAGGGACTAGGAGAAATGAACCCAGAGCAACTTTGGGAAACTACTATGAACCCGCAAAACAGAACACTTCTTCAAGTTAAGATTGAAGATACTTTAGAGGCGGATCAAGTCTTTACAGTACTAATGGGTGATCAAGTTGAACCGCGTAGAAAATTCGTTGAAGAAAATGCATTGAATGCAAGAAATCTAGACGTCTAA
- the recF gene encoding DNA replication/repair protein RecF (All proteins in this family for which functions are known are DNA-binding proteins that assist the filamentation of RecA onto DNA for the initiation of recombination or recombinational repair.), with product MNNYKISKLQVTNFRNLNPDIITFSSGINCIIGENGNGKTNILEAINVLATKKSFRKNTSFPQFLSIDGGKPEIIFSSVVENDDNGPVSYTSKMTNDNVLWFLDGAPIKRKLDIKVVFINPFDSYGFHNSASDRREWLDYFLSQLDDQYKKNLAKYTLALRFRNTLLNKKPSRFKEQVLAGDVELAQLSFHLTKKRVEFLEALEPLIGETFQSLFSEKHNLKINLDSRIIGMSAENIQKLFANNLETDCDRGHTSYGPHKDDYVLLFDGLNSFDFCSLGQQKMSYLSLLFAYIELFRYKYMSYPIVLIDDVSGELDQHRWRRLVEYLEKREFQVLITTANEKFKEELDRISGANNIHIKNGSLVH from the coding sequence ATGAACAACTATAAAATTTCTAAGCTCCAAGTAACTAACTTTAGAAATTTAAATCCCGACATCATTACCTTCTCTTCTGGCATTAATTGCATCATCGGAGAGAACGGTAATGGAAAGACAAATATCTTAGAAGCGATCAATGTACTCGCTACCAAAAAATCCTTCCGTAAAAATACGAGTTTTCCACAATTTTTGTCCATTGATGGTGGAAAACCTGAAATAATATTTTCTTCTGTTGTGGAAAACGATGACAATGGTCCCGTTAGTTACACCTCTAAAATGACCAATGATAATGTGCTTTGGTTTTTAGATGGAGCACCCATAAAAAGAAAACTGGATATCAAAGTTGTGTTCATCAATCCGTTTGATTCCTACGGATTTCATAACAGTGCTAGTGACCGCCGTGAATGGCTGGATTATTTTTTAAGCCAATTAGACGACCAATATAAGAAAAATCTGGCGAAGTATACCTTGGCCTTAAGATTTCGAAATACGCTCTTAAACAAGAAACCAAGCCGTTTTAAAGAGCAAGTTTTGGCCGGCGACGTCGAGCTGGCGCAACTTTCATTTCACTTAACTAAAAAGCGCGTTGAATTCCTCGAAGCGTTAGAACCATTGATTGGTGAAACGTTTCAGTCACTCTTTTCAGAAAAGCATAATTTAAAAATCAATCTTGATTCACGAATTATTGGAATGTCTGCGGAAAATATTCAAAAATTATTCGCCAACAACCTAGAAACAGACTGTGACAGAGGCCATACTTCTTACGGCCCTCACAAGGATGACTATGTGCTCCTTTTTGACGGTTTAAATTCTTTCGATTTCTGCTCTTTAGGCCAACAAAAGATGAGTTATTTAAGCCTGTTATTTGCCTATATAGAGCTTTTTCGGTATAAATATATGTCCTATCCAATCGTGCTAATTGACGACGTTTCTGGCGAGCTAGATCAGCATCGATGGAGAAGACTTGTTGAGTATTTAGAAAAACGTGAATTTCAAGTTTTGATAACTACGGCCAATGAGAAATTTAAGGAAGAATTAGATCGAATCAGCGGGGCCAATAACATTCACATCAAGAATGGTTCCCTAGTTCACTAA
- the dnaN gene encoding DNA polymerase III subunit beta, producing MLIKISVHELKETLNKILSVVDKKNTRLILNFIQIQASGNKIEMTATDLEVSAKVTANCIVEKPGVFCVNAKNIFDIVKELPEKELTIELPEGSNNLKLTCGSINFTLLIYTSEEFPHLQFGTNANEFKLNTFQILEMINKTSHAISNDETRLFLSGIYLQEIEGKLRAVATDGFRLSLVETELSNNKIEALINGIIIPKKGVAELKKIAESYPDQMIGISVDESFIYLNANNTYLLAIRLIAKEYLKYQAIIPKKTNNHADIDKNSFLNAVRRIKIMANERSNGVKLIMKEGEMTVAANHPSLGDAFEKFPINYSGKEFEIGFNAKFLMDILSIFGDEDIRMEFNNELSPAVIRSTKNQNYLCIVMPLKL from the coding sequence ATGCTAATTAAAATTTCAGTTCATGAATTAAAAGAAACATTAAATAAAATCTTATCTGTAGTTGATAAGAAAAATACTCGTTTAATTTTAAACTTCATCCAGATCCAAGCATCTGGGAATAAAATTGAAATGACTGCAACAGATCTAGAAGTATCAGCAAAAGTTACTGCTAACTGTATTGTGGAAAAGCCAGGTGTATTTTGTGTAAATGCTAAAAATATATTTGATATTGTAAAAGAGCTTCCAGAAAAAGAATTAACAATTGAACTTCCAGAAGGTTCAAATAATTTAAAGTTAACTTGTGGATCAATTAATTTCACACTTCTAATTTATACAAGCGAAGAATTCCCTCACCTACAATTTGGTACGAATGCTAATGAGTTTAAGTTAAATACATTTCAAATTTTAGAAATGATTAACAAGACATCACATGCAATCTCAAATGATGAAACGAGATTATTCCTAAGTGGTATTTATCTTCAAGAGATTGAAGGCAAGCTTAGAGCTGTAGCTACAGATGGTTTCAGACTTTCATTAGTAGAAACTGAATTATCAAACAATAAGATTGAAGCGCTGATTAATGGAATTATCATTCCAAAGAAAGGTGTAGCTGAACTTAAGAAAATCGCTGAATCATACCCTGATCAAATGATTGGTATCTCAGTTGATGAATCGTTCATTTATTTGAACGCTAATAATACTTATTTATTAGCTATTAGATTGATTGCGAAAGAATACTTGAAGTATCAGGCGATCATTCCTAAGAAAACGAATAACCATGCTGACATTGATAAGAACTCTTTTTTAAATGCTGTAAGACGTATCAAGATTATGGCCAACGAAAGATCTAACGGTGTTAAGTTGATTATGAAAGAAGGCGAAATGACTGTCGCTGCAAATCACCCTTCTCTAGGGGATGCATTTGAAAAGTTCCCGATTAATTATTCTGGTAAAGAATTTGAAATTGGATTCAATGCTAAGTTCTTAATGGATATTCTTTCAATCTTTGGTGATGAAGATATTAGAATGGAATTTAATAATGAGCTTTCACCAGCTGTTATTAGATCGACTAAGAATCAAAACTATCTTTGCATCGTGATGCCTCTGAAGTTATAG
- the dnaA gene encoding chromosomal replication initiator protein DnaA, producing the protein MAQEFPSQLIKHFFSIGNETKPNDHFFGQFSNEQTSQNKSIETTNNESEESRDELSLINQEVLNHLRTIVPELKFSTYFENSLELKSIANQNAIFEVRTAFIKKSAELYKEEIAKSIYNVLGTQYEIIINAKDQSNDVAPNFSSANFHIKDTSDRPRAMGATKFTLDLTPTRDDLKSRVDAEYIEHMNPNKSGIRVDRSKTFDNFIVGPTNNIAQAASKAVALNPGKDGKYPSLYIHSNSGLGKTHLLHAVANEIAEKHPSYNICLITTRDFMEEMIGLMKINKINDFFKKYTERVDVLMIDDIHELKNKEGTQDQFFHVFNEMHNKGKQLIFTSDKNPKEITGISERIKSRLQWGLVVDIQPPDLETRIAILRRKMEALDLYINEDVLTLIASRIKTNIRELEGSLVRLKAVSELMNVEIEVDLVKEQLMLPNSENEKEITIESVAKATAQYFRLPLADLKSKGRNQDITKARHVAMYLARKVVNAKQQEIGAYFGGRDHSSVIHAVNTISEKVKTDSSLSKDINAIESNL; encoded by the coding sequence ATGGCGCAAGAGTTTCCATCTCAATTGATTAAACATTTTTTCTCTATCGGAAACGAAACTAAGCCGAATGATCATTTTTTTGGTCAATTCTCTAATGAACAAACATCTCAAAATAAAAGTATCGAAACAACTAATAATGAGTCTGAAGAATCTAGAGATGAGCTAAGTCTCATTAATCAGGAAGTTTTAAACCACCTAAGAACTATTGTGCCTGAGTTAAAATTCAGCACATATTTCGAAAACTCATTAGAGCTTAAATCGATCGCTAACCAAAATGCGATCTTTGAAGTGCGCACGGCCTTCATTAAAAAATCGGCCGAGCTATATAAAGAAGAAATCGCCAAATCTATCTATAATGTTCTGGGAACTCAGTACGAAATTATTATTAACGCCAAAGATCAATCAAACGATGTGGCACCAAATTTTAGTTCAGCGAACTTTCACATTAAAGATACAAGTGACAGGCCTAGAGCGATGGGAGCTACCAAGTTTACGCTTGATCTAACCCCTACTAGAGACGATTTAAAGTCGCGCGTGGATGCTGAGTATATCGAGCACATGAATCCTAATAAATCGGGAATCAGAGTTGATAGATCTAAGACCTTCGATAACTTTATCGTGGGCCCGACAAACAACATCGCCCAAGCTGCTTCAAAAGCAGTGGCACTTAATCCAGGAAAAGACGGGAAATACCCATCTTTATATATCCACAGTAATTCAGGCCTTGGGAAGACTCACCTTCTGCACGCTGTTGCCAATGAAATTGCTGAAAAACATCCAAGTTATAACATCTGCCTGATCACAACTCGTGACTTCATGGAAGAGATGATTGGATTAATGAAAATTAACAAGATTAATGATTTCTTCAAAAAATACACGGAAAGAGTCGATGTTCTAATGATCGATGATATTCACGAGTTAAAAAACAAAGAAGGAACTCAGGATCAGTTTTTCCATGTGTTCAATGAAATGCACAACAAGGGAAAACAACTTATCTTCACTTCTGATAAAAACCCGAAAGAAATTACCGGGATCTCAGAAAGGATTAAGTCTCGTCTTCAATGGGGTCTGGTAGTTGATATTCAACCACCCGACCTAGAAACTAGAATTGCTATTTTACGTCGTAAAATGGAAGCTCTGGATCTTTATATTAATGAAGATGTTCTAACATTGATTGCTTCAAGAATTAAAACCAACATTAGAGAGCTTGAGGGCTCACTAGTGCGTTTAAAAGCTGTAAGTGAGTTGATGAATGTCGAAATCGAAGTCGACCTCGTAAAAGAGCAGTTAATGCTTCCTAATAGCGAGAACGAAAAAGAGATCACGATTGAATCTGTGGCCAAAGCTACAGCTCAATACTTCAGACTTCCGCTGGCAGATTTAAAGTCTAAGGGTAGAAACCAGGACATTACTAAGGCCCGTCACGTGGCCATGTACCTTGCTAGAAAAGTCGTCAATGCAAAACAACAGGAAATTGGAGCTTACTTTGGTGGGCGCGATCACTCTTCTGTAATCCATGCTGTTAATACGATCTCAGAAAAAGTTAAAACTGATTCATCGCTGTCAAAAGACATCAACGCGATCGAATCTAATCTCTAA
- the rpmH gene encoding 50S ribosomal protein L34, protein MSKRTWQPKKLKRLRVHGFLKRMASPGGKNVIRNRRAKGRSRLTVSSSTK, encoded by the coding sequence ATGAGCAAAAGAACTTGGCAACCAAAGAAACTAAAAAGATTAAGAGTACACGGATTTCTTAAGAGAATGGCTAGCCCAGGTGGAAAGAACGTTATCAGAAATCGTAGAGCGAAAGGTCGTTCTCGTTTAACGGTATCTTCAAGCACTAAGTAA
- the rnpA gene encoding ribonuclease P protein component, whose amino-acid sequence MADCKFEKSFRLLSARDFDELKVGSSSYKKAALIVYFKKNSYNQSRIGLSIPKKIGKSHDRNRLKRLMREFFRTSPYKFLGYDILLVVSWSRNLLPESSEVKEATLLKNLREYFNYLEDQKLRSDP is encoded by the coding sequence GTGGCCGACTGTAAGTTTGAAAAAAGCTTTCGACTTCTGTCGGCCCGAGACTTCGATGAATTAAAGGTCGGATCTTCTTCGTATAAAAAAGCCGCACTGATAGTTTACTTCAAAAAGAATTCTTATAATCAATCAAGAATAGGTCTTTCTATACCCAAAAAGATAGGTAAGTCACACGATCGCAATAGACTTAAACGTTTAATGCGCGAATTTTTTCGTACATCTCCTTATAAATTTTTAGGTTACGATATTTTACTGGTCGTTTCATGGTCGAGAAATCTTCTTCCTGAATCTTCAGAGGTAAAAGAGGCAACTTTATTAAAAAATCTCAGAGAATATTTCAATTATCTAGAAGATCAGAAGCTACGGTCTGATCCATGA
- the yidD gene encoding membrane protein insertion efficiency factor YidD: MKFIFLGIIRFYRYFISPLFGPKCRFYPSCSLYSKECFERFPIGRAVWYSCRRISRCHPFCEGGHDPVPEE, translated from the coding sequence ATGAAGTTTATATTCTTAGGAATTATTCGTTTCTATAGATATTTTATCTCCCCATTATTTGGCCCTAAATGCCGCTTCTATCCAAGTTGCTCATTATATTCAAAAGAATGTTTCGAGCGGTTTCCCATTGGACGAGCAGTATGGTATTCATGTCGACGAATTAGTAGATGTCATCCTTTCTGTGAAGGTGGTCACGACCCCGTCCCAGAAGAGTAA